The Rosa rugosa chromosome 1, drRosRugo1.1, whole genome shotgun sequence genomic sequence CCGGAAAGCCTCAGGTACTATGTTTCCGATAAGGGATCGGGATTCTTGAGCTTCAAATATGTGGTGTTAATGTGTTTGGATATCTGGGCATTGTTTTCAAGCTGAAATAGTGTAAAATTTGTCTCTTTGTGCACTTGGGAAAGGAGGTATTGGTGTTTCCAGATTGTGTGTTTAATTGACAAAGTTTCGTaattttgtgtttgattttgatttgctGGTTCCCTTCTTCTGTGCATTGTTTGTATTAGTTCCCATCTTTTCTATCTCGATCAGTTTGTTTAAGCCCTGCAAAATTATGCTCATGTTAGAGATGGGAAAAAAACTCACATGGCACTCTTCTGTGACTTTAATGGCATTTTGATGTTGGGTGATTTTGTCTGTCAAGTTTGCAAGTTTTGGCTGATGTCTTTAGTTGCTGAGAGTGTGATCTTTGTTGAGTATGGTGCAGATACAAATCGGCACACATTCTTTTACATTTGATCATGCTTATGGAAATGGGGGAGCTCCATCATCTGCCATGTTTGAAGAGTGTATTTCTCCACTAATTGATGGTTTATTCCAAGGATACAACGCTACTGTACTCGCTTATGGTCAGGTAATGTCTATCATATGTAGAACATGCTGCATTCTCTATGTACTCTCCTTTTATGTTGACAATCTACATGTACATATGCTACAGACAGGCTCCGGAAAGACATATACGATGGGAATTGGCTCTGGAGATGGTTGCCAGACAGGGTTGATTCCTAAAGTTATGAATGCACTGTTCAGCAAGATTGATATTTTGAAGCATCAAACAGAATTCCAGTTGCAAGTATCTTTTATTGAGGTAAATTCCTTGTATTTCCAAAGAATGACCAAAAAGAAATGGGAAAAGTGTTGCAAAAGTCTGTACTATAATTGTGGTAAATCAGATGATAGATTCTCAATGTATCTAATGTTTGAAGGGGAACTTAAGAGGGATCCATTGGCATTATTGTTTCTTCTATTAATGGCTATGTACTCTCTTTTTTCCTAGACCAAGTTCTTGCCCAATTTTTGTTATTTCTATACAAAAGGATTAAGTAAAGGATTTGAATTTGCAGATTCTGAAGGAAGAAGTGAGGGACTTGTTGGATTCTGTATCTTTGAGTAAATTGGATGCTGCAAATGGACATGCTGCCAAAGCTAACTCTCATGGAAGACATCCACTACAAATTCGTGAAACATCAAACGGTGCAATAACACTAGCGGGATTAACTGAAGTTGCTGTTAGTTCATCACAAGAAATGGCTGCTTGCCTGGCACAAGGATCATTAAGCAGAGCAACGGCGAGTACAAATATGAACAACCAATCTAGGTAAACCTTGGATCCTAAACTGTCTCTCCTCTGACATGCATGATTAATTTTGTTCATGGATAATTTTGGATTCTGGGTCCATCATTTTGACACAAATCAATGCATTACGAAATGGTAGTCGAGGCCTAATTATAGAAGTGGTAGGAGATATTGCATTCTGGGAAAGAATTTCGTTTTATCATTAAGGCTGATGCTTTTGACACAGCCATGTGCAATCTTTGCTTACAAATTACTGTCATCCATGATGACTGATTATCCTGAAAAATCAAGCTTCATACAGAAAAGTGGGAAGAAAATGGTTCTCTGCATTCTGGGAACATGTTCATGTAGTTCTGTTCCTTTATATACAGGTGAAAATTGCATTAGTTCTGCACATACAGGGACTTCCGTTTACAAGAATTATAGAGCAGTAAATTTCCAACTTCTAGAAAAGGTTGCCATGATTACAATTTACCAGTGAATGTTTACAATCTAATAATGGCATATGGTTCTCATTTGCATGTTTGTACTAGTCGGTCACATGCCATCTTCACAATCACATTAGAACAACTGCGAAAAATCCATTCAACTTTTCCTGGGAATGACACTCCAGATGAGGATATGGGTGAAGAGTATTTCTGTGCCAAGTTCCATTTGGTTGATCTTGCTGGATCTGAGCGAGCCAAAAGAACAGGGTCTGATAGTCTTCGTCTTAAAGAAGGTTAGTAAACTGCTTCTGAATATAATCCACTGTGCCTTCGAATCTTGAATAATAAATTATCGACTTATGAGCAGGTATACATATTAACAAGGGACTTCTTGCACTCGGTAATGTCATCAGTGCATTGGGAGATGAGAAAAAGAGGAAAGAGGGCATGCATGTCCCCTACCGAGACAGTAAACTCACTCGGCTCTTGCAGGTTAGATAAACTTTAAACCTGGTTTATGCCTGAGATACAATTTCATATAAATTTTAATAACATGCTGAGGCTGACATGACACTGATGGTATAACCCACATGCACAATCATTATACAAGTTTATATGAAGATATGCCTGATTGGGGAACCATAACATTTTTGCTTTAGTTAGTATGCCTCTACTAATAAAGTAATTAGTTAAAATGTAACAAACCCTGGATTGATAATCTGTTAGTGTAGAGTACAGACAACCGTCACTGCATAAGCTTAAGCTCTCAGAGAATGTGCCAAAAATGTATGTCAAAGTAGTGTTGAACCAACACTCTCTATCACATTCCACATCATCTTGCAAACAAAGGACCTGCTTAATTTATATATCTTTCTGTTCTGATCTTGGGTTCAATTGTGGCAGGATTCACTTGGTGGAAATAGCAAAACTGTCATGATAGGTAACCCCCTGCATGATTGTTACCATAATGATTTCTTTGGTCTTACACCACTAATGCAATGCATATATATTCCTACTGCCTTTGCTGAACAATTTCATGGGAACTGAGTGTGCTTCTATCCTCATTTTCtctgtttgaactttgaacaaGAGTTTCTGAGTCTTGATTTTGCTTCCTCTTTGGTTGAAGTTGGAGGCTTTTCATGCTTTTCTTACTTTTGGTGAATTTGCTATTCTTCCAGCTTGCATCAGCCCTGCTGATATCAATGCTGAGGAAAGTCTCAACACTCTTAAATATGCAAATCGGGCTCGCAATATCCAGAACAAACCTATTGTGAGTTTGTTAGAGTTCACTTTCTTATGACTAGATTTGCTATAGTTCCTTTCACACACACTGTTTGAATTGCCTCCTATGCCATGAATTTTGACCAACCTAGTACTTTCTTATTTTGTTGTATAGGTTAACAGAGATGTGATATCCAATGAGATGCAGAAAATGCAAGAACAGCTAAAGTTATTGCAGGCAGAGCTATGCACTCGTGGTGGAGGAGCTCAATTTGATGAAGTGCCGGTATTCTACCAAGAAAGAAATTTCACTGATTTTAGATGAAGTAGTCTATGCATCTTTTTTACAGACAATAGAATTTGGTTATACAGGTTCTTAAGGAAAGGATTGCTTGGCTTGAGGCCAGGAATGAGGAGCTTTGTCGAGAACTTCATAGATATCGCAGCAGATGTGCTGTTGTGCAACCATGTGAAACAGATGTGCCAGTATGTGAACAGAAATTTTCTATTATATCTTTGATATGCGATCTTTATTGCGTGCAAATATAAACCTTCATGTATCAGGAATTATAAGCCTCTTATCTCAATTAGGGTGAGCTTCTCCACCAATTGCCATATAGTTTTGGGTGGACTTTTTTACTCAAGTGACTGCACATCTcatgaccatgttataattGGACATCATAATTTACTTTGTATAACAATTGTGATATAACTGCTTTTATGGTCCTCATGTTCCAAATTTCCATTTCTCAGGAAGGTGACGCTTGTTTCACAAAGAGTGATGGACTTAAGAGGGGTTTCCAGAGTATCGACTCATCTGATTATCAGATGGGTGAAATTTCATCAGGTAAATCACTCACTTTATTTAGATCAGTTTAGAAGAATGATGTGCCTGACCATGATTCTGCCGAGCCAAATTTATTAGGGGCTTATTCTAGTACTTTGCATTTTGGCATAATTAAAAAATTTTGCAGGTGAAAGTTCCGGAGAAATTGATGAAGTCACAAAAGAATGGGAGCATCAACGTCTGCAAAATAGTTTGGATATGGAGTTGAATGACTTAAACAAACGTTTGGAGCAAAAAGAGGTTTTTACTTTCACTTATGGCTCCTGCACTATTAGTTTGGGCTATAACTTGAAGAAAACTACTTGTAGTTCAAGTAATATGTAATGTATATAGATCAGATGATGATTTGCAGTAAACCTTCTTGAAAACTTCCCAGAAAAATTAATTTGGTAGCTAAGCAATTACTGTTTCAATCACATTAATCTTTCTGACATGTTTTGGGCTTCTAGAAATGACAGCTTTTTTTAAGAAATGTAACTTTTACCTCTTCCTCTAATTCATAACTTCCACCTTCTGTAGTCTGAGATGAGAATTTTTGGAGGGATTGACACTGTGGCACTGAAGCAGCACTTCGGAAAGAAAATCGCGGAActtgagaaagagaaaagaattgTGCAGGTCATATTGAACACATTTGAATTCTTTTGTATTTCCAGTATGCTCATATGTTTAGGCTGACAATAGTATTAATCACAGCAAGAGAGAGATCGTTTGTTAACTGAAGTTGAGAGCCTTGCTTCTTCTAACTCTGATGGACAAGGACAAAAATTAAAAGACGTGCATgcacaaaaattaaaaactctCGAAACACAGGTGATTATGTTATGAATTATCTAACTGACATTCTGCTCTTTATAGTTGTCCTGAATCCTGATGATTGATAATTTTCATCTTGAACTTCAGATTTTAGATCttaagaagaaacaagaaaaccaGGTCCAACTTTtaagggaaaaacaaaaaagtgatGAAGCAGCAAAGAGGTTGCAAGCTGAAATACAGTATATTAAATCTCAGAAGGTTTGTTctcatttttatacttaatGAAGTTTTATAAGCAATAGAAGAAGTTATTCAATATGTTATAACTTTTAATTCTTCGTTGCTTTGTTGTTTTTTGTCTTCAGGTTCAGTTGCAGcataaaataaaacaagaggCAGAAAAGTTTCGACAATGGAAGGCTTCTCGCGAGAAGGAGTTACTACAGGTGCTTTAttttccattaaaaaaaaaaattggttaaTATGACTTATGAGTTATGTGTAATACGCTCAAGTTCTCAGCAGCAGGTGgatcccaaaagaaaaaaaaagtgttctTTCATTCATTTCATTGTAATATATTGCAAAATGGATAATACTGACTCTTTTGAGGATACATTAAGCTTACAGAAATGTTTTATGCATGCAGTACGGAATTCAAAAATTTATAATATGAAGTTCCTCTTAGTACAGAGGTCTTATAATCTATTTGGCTTTGAATTCTGATTATGATTTTATCTCAAGCAGCTAAGGAAAGAGGGAAGGAGAAACGAGTTTGAACGGCATAAACTTGAAGCTTTAAATCAGCGGCAGAAAATGGTAAATATTTATAACTTGAAATTCATACTGACAATTgaacctctctctcttccctttatgcatatatatatatatatatatatatatatatatatatatatatatatatatatatatatctgcatCGACTTTTGCACGCATCACACTGAGTCAACTTCTAACAGTTATGGCTATTAAGTGCATAATGATTTTATTAGAATTTGGACAAGATCTATGTTACATTTGCTATGGTTGAGGACTTTTTTCCATGGATATGGGATTTATGTCTAATCTCGCCAATCATTTTAATCATTCTTGCAGGTTCTTCAAAGAAAGGCAGAAGAGGCAACAAATGCTACCAAGCGACTTAAACAATTGTTGGAAGCACGCAAATCTGTTATACGTGACAACTCGGGTAATATATTCTTTTGGACGAGTTCTTTCCTTCCATAATTTTCAACTTGCATATATTAAGACATTTCTCTGCAACAAAATGTTGGTAGAAGTCTAAGTTGGTATCATTAGATAATCATATTTCCTAAAATACCGTTGTCTTCTTCAGCTAACTCCAATGGACATACTCCAGCCAACTCCAATGGACATGCTTCAGCTAGCCAGGTAAAGGTTTGTAATTTGCTTTTCATCATTACTGCAATTTTGGAATTTAATGTTTGAAACATCTGTATGCCAAATCTAGGATTGGTTGGGCTTAGCTCAGAATGATCTTGTCATGATGAAATTTTCATCAGCCCCTTACCAAAAagtttgttattattattaggtTGGCTAATTGGTTTGTATTTAACTATTTACTCTAATAGAACATTAAGCTTGAGGTTCTTTAAATCTGCCCTGCAAAAGTTTCAATATGAGTTGTCTATCCAGGGAAATGAAAGATCTTTACAACGGTGGCTTGATCATGAGCTGGAAGTCATGGTGCATGTGTATGAAGTTCGTCATGAATATGAGAAGCAACAACAATTGTATGTATTCCTGTTTTCTTGTACTCTTTTTATATTGCAAGGAATATGTTTGGAATGGCATTGGTAACACTTACATTTTAGGCGAACCGCACTAGAAAAGGAGTTGGCCTTGTTTAAGCAAGCAGATCAGCTTTCTTCAGAAGGGCAGGGTAGCCAAGTAGGAAAGAGTGGACATTCCAGGTAGGTTGATTAAAGTTTTCAGATAATGCATATATGCAGAGGTTGAttattgtttttatatttttttaacttCTTTCCAATTAATCAGAGTGTTATCCATGTCACTGGATGCACGAATGGCAAGAATAGCTTCACTTGAGAACATGCTGAGCATGTCTTCGAATGCTCTCATGGTGATGGCTACACAGCTGTCGGCGGCAGAAGATAGGGACCGAAGTTTAAGTGGTCGTGGACGTTGGAACCAACTGCGTTCAATGGGTGATGCTAAGAACTTGCTTCAATATATATTTAACATCGCTGCAGAAACAAGGTGCGTATACAACCTAGATTGAATCTGATCCAATAACTCTTCAAGCTATCCATCTCATTCATTAATGATATGTAGTTCTGAATCTAGTTTCCCTTTCAACTTACATGTTTGGTAATGCTGAAAGCAATTAGGAAGAATGTTTATTCATGAGTTCATGTTCCCACCTGATGTCTCTACTTTTGTGGTTTGTTATCGGGATTGACACACATTCTTATATCCAGTGTTTAGACTAGCTGGTATTTTCAAAGTTTTGACCAGTCTTAAGGATGAAAATTTTAATCCTGATGGTCAATGAACTCATATAAGATGTTTTAGAATGTAAATACGTAGTATCTTGTAGTTCTCCCTTTTATGCATTAAGCCAAAGATGAGACCTTAACACTCGAGCTTAATGCTGGTTTTTTTGGCTGAAAGGTCGATATTATTAATTTCCAAGCTCccataacaatttttttttttttttttagctgaaGCAAATAAGAGGCATGCCCCTTACTTGAATTTAATAAAAGAGTAAGACCATAACAATTAAATTATTTTCGTTTCAGAATAATAgaaaccaaatgaattaactaattatttttcttttggcaaAATGAACTTGTCTAGCTCTGAGCTAGTAGAGCCATAATGACCTTCTGTCATTTGAGTGTCTTTTTATGTTGTTTTCAACTATAATTTCTATCTAGTAGATAAGATATATTACCTGTTTACAATATGGAAAtagaaaatagtaataaataGTTATGATTGTTGCTATGATGAATTTGAACCTTAATGCTTTG encodes the following:
- the LOC133720956 gene encoding kinesin-like protein KIN-4A isoform X1, which produces MEASENCSVKVALHIRPLIGDERSQGCKECVTVTPGKPQIQIGTHSFTFDHAYGNGGAPSSAMFEECISPLIDGLFQGYNATVLAYGQTGSGKTYTMGIGSGDGCQTGLIPKVMNALFSKIDILKHQTEFQLQVSFIEILKEEVRDLLDSVSLSKLDAANGHAAKANSHGRHPLQIRETSNGAITLAGLTEVAVSSSQEMAACLAQGSLSRATASTNMNNQSSRSHAIFTITLEQLRKIHSTFPGNDTPDEDMGEEYFCAKFHLVDLAGSERAKRTGSDSLRLKEGIHINKGLLALGNVISALGDEKKRKEGMHVPYRDSKLTRLLQDSLGGNSKTVMIACISPADINAEESLNTLKYANRARNIQNKPIVNRDVISNEMQKMQEQLKLLQAELCTRGGGAQFDEVPVLKERIAWLEARNEELCRELHRYRSRCAVVQPCETDVPEGDACFTKSDGLKRGFQSIDSSDYQMGEISSGESSGEIDEVTKEWEHQRLQNSLDMELNDLNKRLEQKESEMRIFGGIDTVALKQHFGKKIAELEKEKRIVQQERDRLLTEVESLASSNSDGQGQKLKDVHAQKLKTLETQILDLKKKQENQVQLLREKQKSDEAAKRLQAEIQYIKSQKVQLQHKIKQEAEKFRQWKASREKELLQLRKEGRRNEFERHKLEALNQRQKMVLQRKAEEATNATKRLKQLLEARKSVIRDNSANSNGHTPANSNGHASASQVKGNERSLQRWLDHELEVMVHVYEVRHEYEKQQQLRTALEKELALFKQADQLSSEGQGSQVGKSGHSRVLSMSLDARMARIASLENMLSMSSNALMVMATQLSAAEDRDRSLSGRGRWNQLRSMGDAKNLLQYIFNIAAETRCQLWEKSMEIKDMEDQLNELVNLLRRSEAQRKELVKEQKLREQAVAVALSTPASGNPRTSLKHFADDMSGPLSPISLPAPKQLKFTPGIVSSSVQESATFLNQTRKLVPVGQLSMKKLATVGQAGKLWRWKRSHHQWLLQFKWKWQKPWKLSEWIKHSDETLIRSRPRPQAQIVR
- the LOC133720956 gene encoding kinesin-like protein KIN-4A isoform X2; this encodes MEASENCSVKVALHIRPLIGDERSQGCKECVTVTPGKPQIQIGTHSFTFDHAYGNGGAPSSAMFEECISPLIDGLFQGYNATVLAYGQTGSGKTYTMGIGSGDGCQTGLIPKVMNALFSKIDILKHQTEFQLQVSFIEILKEEVRDLLDSVSLSKLDAANGHAAKANSHGRHPLQIRETSNGAITLAGLTEVAVSSSQEMAACLAQGSLSRATASTNMNNQSSRSHAIFTITLEQLRKIHSTFPGNDTPDEDMGEEYFCAKFHLVDLAGSERAKRTGSDSLRLKEGIHINKGLLALGNVISALGDEKKRKEGMHVPYRDSKLTRLLQDSLGGNSKTVMIACISPADINAEESLNTLKYANRARNIQNKPIVNRDVISNEMQKMQEQLKLLQAELCTRGGGAQFDEVPVLKERIAWLEARNEELCRELHRYRSRCAVVQPCETDVPEGDACFTKSDGLKRGFQSIDSSDYQMGEISSGESSGEIDEVTKEWEHQRLQNSLDMELNDLNKRLEQKESEMRIFGGIDTVALKQHFGKKIAELEKEKRIVQQERDRLLTEVESLASSNSDGQGQKLKDVHAQKLKTLETQILDLKKKQENQVQLLREKQKSDEAAKRLQAEIQYIKSQKVQLQHKIKQEAEKFRQWKASREKELLQLRKEGRRNEFERHKLEALNQRQKMVLQRKAEEATNATKRLKQLLEARKSVIRDNSANSNGHTPANSNGHASASQGNERSLQRWLDHELEVMVHVYEVRHEYEKQQQLRTALEKELALFKQADQLSSEGQGSQVGKSGHSRVLSMSLDARMARIASLENMLSMSSNALMVMATQLSAAEDRDRSLSGRGRWNQLRSMGDAKNLLQYIFNIAAETRCQLWEKSMEIKDMEDQLNELVNLLRRSEAQRKELVKEQKLREQAVAVALSTPASGNPRTSLKHFADDMSGPLSPISLPAPKQLKFTPGIVSSSVQESATFLNQTRKLVPVGQLSMKKLATVGQAGKLWRWKRSHHQWLLQFKWKWQKPWKLSEWIKHSDETLIRSRPRPQAQIVR
- the LOC133720956 gene encoding kinesin-like protein KIN-4A isoform X3; the protein is MGIGSGDGCQTGLIPKVMNALFSKIDILKHQTEFQLQVSFIEILKEEVRDLLDSVSLSKLDAANGHAAKANSHGRHPLQIRETSNGAITLAGLTEVAVSSSQEMAACLAQGSLSRATASTNMNNQSSRSHAIFTITLEQLRKIHSTFPGNDTPDEDMGEEYFCAKFHLVDLAGSERAKRTGSDSLRLKEGIHINKGLLALGNVISALGDEKKRKEGMHVPYRDSKLTRLLQDSLGGNSKTVMIACISPADINAEESLNTLKYANRARNIQNKPIVNRDVISNEMQKMQEQLKLLQAELCTRGGGAQFDEVPVLKERIAWLEARNEELCRELHRYRSRCAVVQPCETDVPEGDACFTKSDGLKRGFQSIDSSDYQMGEISSGESSGEIDEVTKEWEHQRLQNSLDMELNDLNKRLEQKESEMRIFGGIDTVALKQHFGKKIAELEKEKRIVQQERDRLLTEVESLASSNSDGQGQKLKDVHAQKLKTLETQILDLKKKQENQVQLLREKQKSDEAAKRLQAEIQYIKSQKVQLQHKIKQEAEKFRQWKASREKELLQLRKEGRRNEFERHKLEALNQRQKMVLQRKAEEATNATKRLKQLLEARKSVIRDNSANSNGHTPANSNGHASASQVKGNERSLQRWLDHELEVMVHVYEVRHEYEKQQQLRTALEKELALFKQADQLSSEGQGSQVGKSGHSRVLSMSLDARMARIASLENMLSMSSNALMVMATQLSAAEDRDRSLSGRGRWNQLRSMGDAKNLLQYIFNIAAETRCQLWEKSMEIKDMEDQLNELVNLLRRSEAQRKELVKEQKLREQAVAVALSTPASGNPRTSLKHFADDMSGPLSPISLPAPKQLKFTPGIVSSSVQESATFLNQTRKLVPVGQLSMKKLATVGQAGKLWRWKRSHHQWLLQFKWKWQKPWKLSEWIKHSDETLIRSRPRPQAQIVR